One Neovison vison isolate M4711 chromosome 2, ASM_NN_V1, whole genome shotgun sequence genomic window carries:
- the LOC122899935 gene encoding cytochrome P450 4A6-like — protein sequence MSASVLSVTRALGSLSGLLQVASVLGLVLLLLKAAQLYLHRRWLLRAVQEFPSPPSHWLLGHMHEFQKGQELQELQKRAEKYPCASPRWLWGSEVSLVVYDPDYMKVILGRSDPKSDSSYRFMAPWIGYGLLLLNGQTWFQHRRMLTPAFHYDILKPYVGLMADSVQVMLDKWEELRSQNSSLEIFGHISLMTLDTLMKCAFSYQGNQQADRFSQSYLQAIWDLNNLVYSRMSNVFYWKDIIYKLTTEGRWNQRACQLAHQHTDRVIKLRKAQLQEEGNLEKVRSKRHLDFLDILLFAQMENGSSISDKDLRAEVDTFMFEGHDTTASGISWILYALATHTEHQQKCREEIQSLLGDGASITWDHLDQMPYTTMCIKEALRLYPPVLCVGRELSKPITFPDGRSLPKGFLVTLSFYALHHNPKVWPNPEVFDPSRFAPGSSRHSHAFLPFSGGLRNCIGKQFAMNEMKVAVALTLLRFELAPDPFKVPVPTPRIVLMSKNGIHLHLRKLL from the exons ATGAGTGCCTCTGTGCTGAGTGTCACCAGAGCCCTGGGCAGtctctctgggctcctgcaaGTGGCCTCCGTGCTAGGCCTGGTTCTGCTGCTGCTCAAGGCAGCACAACTGTACCTGCACAGGCGGTGGCTGCTCAGAGCCGTCCAGGAGTTCCCGTCCCCTCCTTCCCACTGGCTCCTCGGGCACATGCATGAG TTCCAAAAGGGTCAGGAACTACAAGAGCTTCAGAAAAGGGCAGAGAAATATCCATGTGCCAGTCCTCGCTGGCTATGGGGGAGCGAGGTTAGCCTGGTAGTCTATGACCCAGACTACATGAAGGTGATCCTGGGGAGATCTG ACCCAAAGTCCGATAGTTCCTACAGATTCATGGCTCCCTGGATAG GGTATGGTTTGCTCCTGTTGAATGGGCAGACGTGGTTCCAGCACCGGAGAATGCTGACCCCAGCCTTCCACTATGACATCctgaagccctatgtggggctcatgGCCGACTCTGTCCAAGTGATGCTG GACAAATGGGAGGAACTCCGCAGCCAGAACTCATCTCTGGAGATCTTTGGACACATCTCCTTGATGACTTTGGACACCCTTATGAAGTGTGCCTTCAGCTACCAGGGCAACCAACAGGCAGATAG GTTCTCACAGTCCTACCTTCAAGCCATTTGGGACCTGAACAACCTGGTGTATTCCCGGATGAGCAATGTTTTCTACTGGAAAGACATCATCTATAAGCTGACCACTGAAGGTCGCTGGAACCAACGGGCCTGCCAGCTTGCCCATCAACACACAG ACCGAGTGATCAAGCTGAGGAAGGCTCAGCTGCAAGAGGAGGGAAACCTGGAGAAGGTCAGGAGCAAGAGGCACTTGGACTTCCTGGACATCCTCCTCTTTGCCCAA ATGGAGAATGGGAGCAGCATTTCTGATAAGGACCTCCGTGCGGAAGTGGACACCTTCATGTTTGAGGGCCATGACACCACAGCCAGTGGCATCTCCTGGATCCTCTATGCTTTGGCCACACACACAGAGCATCAACAGAAATGCCGGGAAGAGATCCAGAGCCTCCTGGGGGATGGTGCCTCCATTACCTG GGACCACTTGGACCAGATGCCCTACACCACCATGTGCATCAAGGAGGCACTGAGACTCTATCCACCAGTTCTATGTGTTGGCAGAGAGCTCAGCAAGCCCATCACCTTCCCTGATGGACGCTCCTTACCCAAAG GATTCTTAGTGACGCTCTCCTTTTATGCCCTTCACCACAACCCAAAAGTGTGGCCAAACCCAGAG GTGTTTGACCCTTCCCGGTTTGCACCGGGCTCCTCTCGACACAGCCATGCTTTCCTGCCCTTCTCAGGAGGATTGAG GAACTGCATCGGGAAGCAGTTTGCCATGAACGAGATGAAGGTGGCAGTGGCCCTGACCCTGCTCCGCTTTGAGCTGGCACCAGATCCTTTCAAGGTCCCTGTTCCCACTCCAAGAATTGTGCTGATGTCCAAGAATGGAATCCACCTGCATCTCAGGAAGCTCCTCTAA